One segment of Clostridium ljungdahlii DSM 13528 DNA contains the following:
- a CDS encoding CynX/NimT family MFS transporter, whose protein sequence is MNGKNKTLLIIAIIFMAFNLRSPITGVGSIISIIKTQLNLSASSSGIITTIPLIAFAVVSPFVSKLSQKYGSGHLMFYALIFMAVGIEIRSFAGTAGLFIGTAIIGIGIAVGNVMIPSIIKSEFPLRIGMITGIFTTSMSILAGISSGISVPLSEDVGLGWKNALAIWVVLVIVTMLIWLFQWNLQLKGKNQFGNDSPKENVYKSSIAWYVALYMGIQSFLYYCFVAWLPTILQAKGINVETAGYYASAYQIVAIPASFVVPLLAVRRKNQKLVTGTISCIYAVSIFMFLIANSTMIIAVSVLLCGLCSGGCISLAMSFIGLRSSGAGEAAKLSGMAQSLGYTLAAIGPFIIGSVFDLFHSWNIPLTGLIIMAICLLIVGNKAGEDVTI, encoded by the coding sequence ATGAATGGAAAAAATAAAACTTTATTAATTATTGCAATTATATTTATGGCATTTAATCTGCGATCACCTATTACTGGAGTTGGTTCAATTATCAGTATAATAAAAACACAGTTAAATCTTTCGGCAAGTTCATCAGGAATTATTACAACCATTCCTTTGATTGCATTTGCTGTTGTATCACCTTTTGTAAGTAAGCTAAGTCAAAAATATGGCTCAGGACACCTTATGTTCTATGCATTAATTTTTATGGCAGTTGGAATTGAGATTCGTTCTTTTGCAGGGACAGCAGGTTTATTTATTGGTACAGCCATTATTGGTATAGGAATAGCAGTGGGTAATGTAATGATTCCAAGTATTATAAAATCTGAGTTTCCTTTAAGGATTGGAATGATAACAGGTATCTTTACCACCTCAATGTCTATTCTTGCAGGTATATCTTCTGGAATTAGTGTGCCACTTTCAGAAGATGTAGGGTTAGGTTGGAAAAATGCACTGGCAATTTGGGTTGTACTTGTAATTGTTACTATGCTAATCTGGCTTTTTCAGTGGAATTTGCAATTGAAAGGCAAAAATCAATTTGGAAATGACAGTCCTAAGGAAAATGTGTACAAGTCATCTATTGCCTGGTATGTTGCTTTGTATATGGGTATACAATCATTTTTGTATTATTGTTTTGTGGCTTGGCTTCCTACCATTTTACAGGCTAAAGGAATTAATGTTGAGACTGCAGGATATTATGCTTCGGCTTATCAAATAGTTGCGATTCCCGCATCTTTTGTTGTTCCTTTACTAGCAGTAAGAAGAAAAAATCAGAAGCTAGTAACAGGTACCATTTCCTGTATTTATGCAGTTAGTATATTCATGTTTTTGATTGCAAACAGTACTATGATTATTGCAGTTTCTGTTCTCCTATGCGGTTTATGTTCAGGAGGATGCATTAGCCTTGCAATGTCCTTTATTGGACTTAGAAGCAGTGGGGCAGGAGAGGCAGCGAAATTATCAGGAATGGCACAATCCTTAGGTTATACCCTAGCAGCTATCGGACCTTTTATAATTGGAAGTGTATTTGACTTATTTCACTCCTGGAATATACCACTTACGGGATTAATTATTATGGCAATATGTCTTCTTATTGTAGGAAATAAAGCAGGAGAAGATGTAACGATATAG
- a CDS encoding flavodoxin family protein, with protein MKKVILLSGSPNPEGNTVQVLKECAKVIEQNGVSAEVVSLAGMTLKDSMNPQGGYNDGFDEIIEKIKGAKGLIVASPVYWGTARAELMTALQRIAMASMKGGNFLSRMVGGPIAVARRAGQTSSIQEMLMFYLYNDMIIPGSTYWNVVFGQKPGEALKDEEGMRTVKRFSENIAYLVNKLD; from the coding sequence ATGAAAAAAGTAATATTGTTAAGCGGAAGTCCAAATCCAGAAGGCAACACTGTGCAAGTTCTTAAAGAATGTGCAAAAGTCATAGAGCAAAATGGTGTTTCAGCTGAAGTTGTGTCTTTAGCTGGAATGACTTTAAAAGATTCCATGAATCCTCAAGGAGGCTATAATGATGGATTTGATGAAATAATTGAAAAAATAAAGGGTGCTAAGGGACTCATTGTAGCATCTCCTGTTTATTGGGGAACTGCAAGAGCAGAGCTTATGACAGCACTTCAAAGAATAGCTATGGCATCTATGAAAGGTGGAAACTTCTTATCCAGAATGGTAGGAGGACCTATTGCTGTTGCAAGGCGTGCTGGCCAGACATCATCAATACAGGAAATGCTTATGTTCTATCTCTACAATGACATGATTATACCAGGCTCAACATACTGGAATGTAGTCTTCGGACAAAAACCTGGTGAAGCTTTAAAGGATGAAGAAGGAATGAGAACAGTAAAGAGATTTTCTGAAAATATAGCTTATTTGGTAAATAAACTGGATTAG
- a CDS encoding ATP-dependent Clp protease adaptor ClpS, with the protein MTQKTVLKQKPQLKIKPPSMYKVIIHNDDYTTMEFVVEVLIKIFEKSAVEATKIMYDVHRRGIGVAGVYVYDIAATKIMQAVKMAESSGFPLKFSMEEE; encoded by the coding sequence ATGACGCAAAAAACTGTTTTAAAGCAAAAGCCTCAATTGAAGATTAAACCACCTTCTATGTATAAAGTCATTATACACAATGATGACTACACTACTATGGAATTTGTAGTTGAAGTTTTAATAAAAATATTTGAAAAAAGTGCTGTAGAAGCTACCAAAATAATGTATGATGTACATAGAAGAGGCATAGGAGTAGCAGGTGTATATGTTTATGATATTGCTGCTACTAAAATAATGCAAGCTGTAAAGATGGCGGAGAGCAGTGGGTTCCCACTAAAATTTAGTATGGAAGAGGAATAA
- a CDS encoding cell wall-binding repeat-containing protein: MNKKFIKVTMALTCAIIASSFHNVFADSGKYYNISRIYGVNRYETSANISRQFDSKEVKNVILASGKDFPDALAGSVLSKKLNAPILLMDDVNDPSEEDSLSYIENYVSKDGTIYVLGGDASVSPQVISCLNKLDFNNIKRLGGKNRFETNNSIVDEINTSKGTPVVLVNGLNFPDALSISSVAASKGYPIFMSLSNSIPDSIIQKITSINPSKIYIVGGTGALDTQVEDQLKNAMTYIKSDDLVRISGSNRYETSIKIANYFNLDSKSVILANGENFPDALSGSALASKLNAPIVLTDGVNANVQKKYIDDSKYTNMYILGGQGSVNSSIENSFNGIKLDLDGDFQGNKIIDFKTADVNNDGKPENVILACKGDDLSPTLYVQDASDGKVIDSKTIKDFSSGKGDIVLADINGDGTPDITAVVENGGNSCIQTCDIETLKDNKFFELGKYGAENSLNPFPESDLSFNLDGYDTFKMYSKSLDKTCSVDLTGDEGIQNIKKDGESVDPYIGHGPRFTVSDIDGDGVYELKVYEDISGSCHADVIGWAKGSYKYKDSSLKLINIDMGSYYPVK, translated from the coding sequence ATGAACAAAAAATTTATCAAAGTAACTATGGCTTTAACCTGTGCTATTATAGCATCATCTTTTCACAATGTTTTTGCAGACAGTGGAAAGTATTACAATATTTCTAGAATATATGGTGTTAACAGGTATGAAACCTCTGCAAATATAAGCAGACAATTTGATTCAAAGGAAGTAAAGAATGTTATATTGGCATCAGGAAAAGATTTTCCGGATGCTCTCGCAGGTTCTGTACTTTCAAAAAAATTAAATGCACCTATTTTACTTATGGATGATGTTAATGATCCTTCCGAGGAGGACTCCTTAAGTTATATAGAAAATTATGTATCTAAAGATGGAACTATATATGTTTTAGGAGGAGATGCGTCTGTAAGTCCACAGGTTATAAGTTGTTTGAATAAGTTAGATTTTAACAATATAAAAAGACTTGGAGGAAAGAATAGATTTGAAACCAACAATTCTATAGTTGATGAAATAAATACTTCAAAAGGTACTCCTGTAGTGCTTGTAAATGGATTAAATTTTCCAGATGCACTTAGCATATCAAGTGTAGCAGCTTCTAAAGGATATCCTATATTTATGAGTTTATCTAATTCTATTCCAGATAGCATAATTCAGAAGATAACTTCTATAAATCCATCTAAGATATATATAGTTGGTGGAACAGGTGCATTAGATACTCAAGTTGAAGATCAACTTAAGAATGCTATGACTTATATAAAAAGTGATGATTTAGTTAGAATTAGCGGTAGTAATAGGTATGAAACCTCAATTAAAATAGCTAACTATTTTAATTTGGATTCTAAAAGCGTAATTTTAGCTAATGGTGAAAATTTTCCAGATGCTTTATCTGGTAGTGCACTTGCTTCAAAATTAAATGCACCTATAGTGCTAACTGATGGAGTAAATGCAAATGTACAAAAAAAATATATAGATGATTCAAAATACACAAATATGTATATTTTGGGTGGACAAGGTTCTGTAAATTCTTCTATAGAAAATAGTTTTAATGGCATTAAATTAGATCTTGATGGAGATTTCCAAGGAAATAAAATAATTGATTTTAAAACTGCTGATGTAAATAATGATGGAAAACCTGAAAATGTTATACTAGCTTGTAAAGGTGATGATTTAAGTCCAACATTATATGTGCAGGATGCTTCAGATGGAAAAGTAATTGATTCTAAGACTATTAAAGACTTTTCATCTGGAAAAGGTGATATCGTACTTGCAGATATAAATGGAGATGGAACCCCAGATATTACAGCAGTAGTTGAAAATGGGGGAAATAGTTGTATACAAACTTGCGATATAGAAACTTTAAAAGATAATAAGTTTTTTGAACTTGGAAAATATGGTGCCGAAAATTCTTTAAATCCTTTTCCTGAGAGTGATCTTTCTTTTAACCTTGATGGATACGATACATTTAAAATGTACTCAAAATCTCTTGATAAGACTTGTTCTGTGGATTTGACAGGAGATGAAGGTATACAAAATATTAAAAAGGATGGAGAAAGTGTAGATCCATATATAGGTCATGGACCAAGATTTACAGTGTCTGACATAGATGGTGATGGAGTATATGAATTAAAGGTTTATGAAGATATATCGGGAAGCTGTCATGCAGATGTAATTGGATGGGCGAAAGGATCTTATAAATACAAGGATTCATCTTTAAAACTTATTAATATTGATATGGGAAGTTATTATCCTGTAAAGTAA
- a CDS encoding DUF2975 domain-containing protein — MFCKKINLMGKLIVRFNGEKNFIISFLNVILNIFFVMSLSSMLIFPFFLALPFNVPIKHLIFLELELALTSLILYELKNVIERIKKDRIFIIENADGFTKVGIYVFLGGIVYEANSIINAYCEPPFKLDGMLFRFGDDGNLKPDIFVFIIIACISLVIGEVLRKAVKIKNENDLTI; from the coding sequence ATGTTTTGTAAAAAAATAAATTTAATGGGAAAACTTATTGTTAGATTTAATGGAGAAAAAAACTTTATAATAAGCTTTTTAAATGTAATTCTAAATATTTTCTTTGTAATGAGTTTAAGTAGTATGTTAATATTTCCATTTTTTTTAGCACTACCTTTTAATGTTCCTATAAAACATTTGATTTTTTTAGAGTTGGAATTAGCATTAACTAGCCTTATACTTTATGAGTTAAAGAATGTAATAGAGAGAATTAAAAAAGATAGGATATTTATTATTGAAAATGCAGATGGATTTACTAAAGTAGGTATTTATGTTTTCCTCGGGGGTATTGTATATGAAGCAAATAGTATAATAAATGCATATTGTGAACCGCCATTTAAGCTTGATGGAATGCTGTTTAGATTTGGGGATGATGGAAATTTGAAACCTGATATTTTTGTATTTATAATAATAGCATGTATTTCTCTCGTTATTGGGGAAGTGCTCAGGAAAGCAGTAAAGATAAAAAATGAAAATGACTTAACTATTTAG
- a CDS encoding methyl-accepting chemotaxis protein, which produces MRSIKTKLMLAMGLLLAIICIGLGTISYYTSSKALIGNVNEVLPQIAKESAKTVNSRVESQLNALEAIASETQISDMNNSWENKRVILDAEVKRSGHIEMNIVDKDGNAINTNGKTANIKNRDYFKKALAGEKNVSDPVLSKTQNAMVIVYAAPIKNGNQIVGVITAVRNGKTLNDITKDITFGKSGQAFMINKQGTAVANVNEQIVLKGDNINEDVKKDSKLKPFADIEKKMMNGESGVGEYTYGGVRKYLGYAPVNGTNWSIAVTSPKAEVLSGTNTLRLWTITASIIFIILGLVFVFILGSKIIKNIVAAIKYLETISSGDLSSVISPKYLELKDETGTLARAVKIMQESIISMIKSIRTNSSEINSHADNLSSISEEIAASSSDVATSMQDVAKGASSQAENLVNITDILNKFGSELVEIIDSIKEVDSNAKGINTMSAKSNTEMEQLAQSMNKLSDSFNDFISKTTTLGQNIKQIDEITSLINSIAEQTNLLALNAAIEAARAGEAGKGFSVVAEEIRELAEQTTESSKNISTLINSVSDDSSIMVKSSGEIKDQLNSQISIVNTTIDSFKLIVNEITQMSSKINMVNGLTANIDSEKSDILGKIEEISSVAEEVSASSEEIAASSEEMNASTEEVAATAHTLADMTNDMKKEITKFKL; this is translated from the coding sequence ATGAGAAGTATTAAAACTAAGTTAATGTTGGCTATGGGACTATTACTTGCAATTATATGTATTGGTCTTGGAACAATTTCATATTATACTTCGTCGAAGGCATTAATTGGCAATGTAAATGAAGTTCTACCTCAAATAGCAAAAGAGTCTGCAAAAACTGTTAATAGTAGGGTGGAAAGTCAGCTAAATGCTTTAGAGGCTATAGCTAGTGAAACACAGATAAGTGATATGAACAATTCATGGGAGAATAAAAGGGTTATATTAGATGCAGAAGTAAAAAGAAGTGGACATATTGAGATGAATATTGTAGATAAAGATGGAAATGCTATAAATACTAATGGCAAAACAGCTAATATTAAAAATAGAGATTACTTTAAAAAGGCTTTGGCAGGCGAAAAAAATGTATCTGACCCTGTTTTAAGTAAAACACAAAATGCCATGGTTATAGTATATGCGGCACCTATAAAAAATGGAAATCAAATTGTGGGTGTAATTACTGCAGTAAGGAATGGTAAGACATTAAATGATATAACAAAAGATATTACTTTTGGAAAAAGTGGACAAGCATTTATGATAAATAAGCAAGGTACGGCAGTTGCCAACGTAAATGAGCAAATAGTTTTAAAGGGAGATAACATTAATGAAGATGTTAAAAAAGATTCTAAATTAAAGCCTTTTGCGGATATTGAGAAAAAAATGATGAATGGTGAGTCTGGAGTTGGAGAATACACTTATGGTGGTGTAAGAAAATATTTAGGATATGCACCTGTTAATGGCACTAATTGGTCCATTGCAGTTACTTCACCAAAAGCTGAAGTATTAAGTGGCACAAATACTTTAAGATTATGGACTATTACAGCATCTATAATTTTTATAATTTTAGGATTAGTTTTTGTATTTATTCTCGGAAGCAAGATTATAAAAAATATTGTTGCAGCAATTAAATATTTAGAGACGATATCTTCTGGTGATTTGAGTTCAGTGATAAGCCCTAAATATTTGGAACTTAAGGATGAAACTGGTACTCTGGCAAGAGCTGTAAAAATAATGCAGGAATCAATTATAAGTATGATAAAGAGTATTAGAACAAATTCTTCAGAAATTAACAGTCATGCGGATAATTTATCTTCAATATCAGAAGAAATAGCAGCTTCATCAAGTGATGTCGCAACATCAATGCAGGATGTTGCAAAGGGAGCAAGTTCCCAGGCAGAAAATTTAGTAAACATTACAGACATACTAAATAAATTTGGAAGTGAACTAGTTGAAATCATTGATTCAATAAAAGAAGTTGATTCTAATGCAAAGGGTATAAATACTATGTCTGCAAAAAGTAATACTGAAATGGAACAACTTGCCCAGTCTATGAATAAGTTAAGTGATTCTTTTAATGATTTTATATCAAAGACTACTACCCTTGGCCAAAATATAAAACAAATAGATGAAATAACAAGTTTAATTAATAGTATAGCAGAGCAGACCAATCTTCTTGCATTAAATGCAGCAATTGAAGCAGCAAGGGCGGGAGAGGCAGGTAAAGGTTTTTCAGTAGTTGCGGAAGAAATTAGGGAATTGGCAGAGCAAACAACGGAATCTTCAAAAAATATAAGCACATTGATAAATAGTGTATCAGATGACTCAAGCATAATGGTAAAATCATCAGGAGAAATAAAAGATCAGTTAAATTCACAAATTTCAATTGTAAATACTACAATTGATTCATTCAAGCTTATAGTTAATGAAATAACTCAAATGAGTTCTAAAATTAATATGGTAAATGGTTTAACGGCAAATATTGACAGTGAAAAGTCCGATATACTTGGTAAGATTGAAGAAATATCTTCTGTTGCAGAAGAAGTTTCAGCTTCGTCTGAGGAAATAGCAGCATCATCTGAGGAAATGAATGCTTCTACTGAGGAAGTAGCAGCAACAGCACATACTTTGGCAGATATGACCAATGATATGAAAAAAGAAATTACTAAATTTAAACTTTAG
- a CDS encoding alpha/beta-type small acid-soluble spore protein, with protein MSRRPLVPEAKPKLDKLKTKYSNEFGMEFNDSYKGNKTSKLNGHNGGLVGGLMTKKMVAEFEKNLIDK; from the coding sequence ATGAGTAGAAGACCTTTAGTTCCAGAAGCAAAGCCAAAACTGGATAAATTAAAAACAAAGTATTCAAACGAATTTGGCATGGAATTTAACGACAGCTACAAGGGAAACAAGACTTCAAAATTAAACGGCCATAATGGCGGACTGGTTGGTGGCTTAATGACTAAAAAAATGGTAGCAGAATTTGAAAAAAATTTAATAGATAAGTAA
- a CDS encoding helix-turn-helix domain-containing protein: MAIIVNLDVVMAKNKISLSELANRVGITNANLSILKNNKAKAIRFSTLEAICRELNCQPADLLEYKKE, encoded by the coding sequence ATGGCAATTATAGTTAATTTAGATGTAGTGATGGCAAAAAATAAAATTTCCCTTTCAGAGCTTGCAAATAGGGTAGGAATTACCAATGCCAATTTGTCAATACTCAAGAATAACAAAGCAAAGGCAATAAGATTTTCAACACTTGAGGCAATTTGTCGTGAACTCAACTGCCAGCCTGCGGATTTATTAGAATATAAAAAGGAATAA